The Manihot esculenta cultivar AM560-2 chromosome 1, M.esculenta_v8, whole genome shotgun sequence genome has a window encoding:
- the LOC110625085 gene encoding protein GDAP2 homolog isoform X1 has protein sequence MYWSGATTSTTGGGSPTDTGNFVVTLDQVPRWTDAENRLSLGYDNDDPSFSNSYFCDPLTSINEEENSGNGVVSRFPVDHEINSTIYLWRGNPWNLEVDAVVNSTNENMDEAQSSPGLHAAAGTGLAEECATLGGCRTGMAKVTNAYDLPARRVIHTVGPKYAVKYHTAAENALSHCYRSCLELLIENGLQSIAMGCIYTEAKGYPRESAAHVAIRTVRRLLEKHKDKISAVVFCTTTTIDTEIYKRLLPLYFPRDKHEEEVAILKLPADVGDENGETIIDERKIRIKPLPKKIVPKPPQVEVDPPVSDVGLVQRNSSYLDSYLDPAFMSLIKDPDQRRKEQWEKTAQAQSGWNFAKMLGFGDLGGPPLSIAEEYSLHSRSLAKANSLNLSELAEMKIVYRGGVDSEGRPVMVVVGAHFLLRCLDLDRFVLHVVKEFEPIIQKPYTIVYFHSAASLQLQPNLGWMRRLQQILGRKHQRNLHAIYVLHPSFHLRATIFALQLFVDGVTWKKVVYADKLLQLFRHVPREQLSIPDFVFQHDLEVNGGKGLIVDPRTKYVYHRP, from the exons ATGTACTGGAGTGGGGCTACAACTTCGACAACTGGGGGTGGATCACCCACTGATACTGGGAATTTTGTTGTGACCTTGGATCAAGTTCCACGGTGGACAGATGCAGAGAATAGATTGTCACTTGGTTATGATAATGATGACCCTTCATTTTCCAATTCATATTTCTGTGATCCTTTAACGTCTATTAATGAGGAAGAAAATAGTGGCAATGGGGTGGTGTCAAGGTTTCCAGTTGATCATGAAATCAACTCAACAATATATTTATGGAGGGGAAATCCATGGAATCTTGAGGTGGATGCTGTTGTGAATTCTACAAATGAG AATATGGATGAAGCACAGAGCAGTCCTGGTCTGCATGCAGCAGCTGGAACTGGTCTTGCGGAAGAATGTGCGACACTG GGTGGTTGTCGGACAGGGATGGCTAAAGTTACCAATGCATATGACCTCCCTGCTAG GAGAGTTATACATACAGTTGGTCCTAAGTATGCAGTGAAATATCATACTGCAGCGGAGAATGCTTTGAGTCACTGCTACCGTTCTTGCCTCGAGCTTCTTATTGAAAATGGGCTTCAGAG CATTGCTATGGGCTGTATATATACAGAGGCTAAAGGCTATCCACGCGAATCAGCTGCACATGTGGCTATAA gGACCGTACGGCGTCTTCTTGAGAAGCATAAAGATAAAATATCTGCTGTTGTCTTTTGTACAACCACAACAATTGATACTGAAATATATAAGAG ATTGCTTCCACTTTACTTTCCTCGAGACAAACATGAAGAGGAGGTGGCAATTTTAAAGCTTCCAGCCGATGTTGGGGATGAGAATGGTGAGACAATAATAGATGAACGTAAAATCAGAATTAAGCCTTTACCCAAGAAAATTGTTCCCAAACCTCCCCAAGTAGAAGTTGACCCTCCTGTCAGTGATGTTGGCTTGGTACAAAG AAACTCGTCATACTTGGATTCATATTTGGATCCAGCTTTCATGTCATTAATTAAGGATCCAGATCAGAGGCGCAAGGAGCAATGGGAAAAAACTGCTCAAGCCCAGAGTGGATGGAACTTTGCTAAAATGCTTGGATTTGGTGATCTTGGTGGTCCTCCACTGTCTATTGCTGAAGAATACTCTCTTCACTCCAGATCCCTTGCTAAAGCAAATTCTCTTAATCTTTCTGAACTTGCAGAGATGAAAATTGT TTATCGTGGTGGGGTAGACAGTGAGGGACGTCCTGTAATGGTTGTTGTGGGAGCACATTTTTTGCTGCGATGTCTTGATCTGGATCGATTTGTTCTTCATGTTGTGAAG GAATTTGAGCCCATAATACAGAAGCCTTACACCATTGTATATTTCCATTCTGCAGCATCTTTACAGCT TCAACCAAACTTGGGATGGATGAGAAGATTGCAACAAATACTTGGTCGGAAACACCAGCGGAACCTGCAT GCAATATATGTTCTCCATCCTTCTTTTCATCTGAGGGCCACAATTTTTGCTCTGCAATTATTTGTTGATGGTGTG aCATGGAAAAAAGTAGTATATGCTGATAAGCTTCTACAGCTGTTCCGACATGTTCCTCGGGAGCAACTGAGCATTCCAGACTTTGTTTTCCA GCATGATTTAGAAGTAAATGGTGGAAAGGGTCTTATTGTGGATCCCAGAACAAAATATGTGTATCATCGACCATAG
- the LOC110625085 gene encoding protein GDAP2 homolog isoform X2 translates to MYWSGATTSTTGGGSPTDTGNFVVTLDQVPRWTDAENRLSLGYDNDDPSFSNSYFCDPLTSINEEENSGNGVVSRFPVDHEINSTIYLWRGNPWNLEVDAVVNSTNENMDEAQSSPGLHAAAGTGLAEECATLGGCRTGMAKVTNAYDLPARRVIHTVGPKYAVKYHTAAENALSHCYRSCLELLIENGLQSIAMGCIYTEAKGYPRESAAHVAIRTVRRLLEKHKDKISAVVFCTTTTIDTEIYKRLLPLYFPRDKHEEEVAILKLPADVGDENGETIIDERKIRIKPLPKKIVPKPPQVEVDPPVSDVGLVQRNSSYLDSYLDPAFMSLIKDPDQRRKEQWEKTAQAQSGWNFAKMLGFGDLGGPPLSIAEEYSLHSRSLAKANSLNLSELAEMKIVYRGGVDSEGRPVMVVVGAHFLLRCLDLDRFVLHVVKEFEPIIQKPYTIVYFHSAASLQLFVKLGRLIIYCFYDQQSTKLGMDEKIATNTWSETPAEPACNICSPSFFSSEGHNFCSAIIC, encoded by the exons ATGTACTGGAGTGGGGCTACAACTTCGACAACTGGGGGTGGATCACCCACTGATACTGGGAATTTTGTTGTGACCTTGGATCAAGTTCCACGGTGGACAGATGCAGAGAATAGATTGTCACTTGGTTATGATAATGATGACCCTTCATTTTCCAATTCATATTTCTGTGATCCTTTAACGTCTATTAATGAGGAAGAAAATAGTGGCAATGGGGTGGTGTCAAGGTTTCCAGTTGATCATGAAATCAACTCAACAATATATTTATGGAGGGGAAATCCATGGAATCTTGAGGTGGATGCTGTTGTGAATTCTACAAATGAG AATATGGATGAAGCACAGAGCAGTCCTGGTCTGCATGCAGCAGCTGGAACTGGTCTTGCGGAAGAATGTGCGACACTG GGTGGTTGTCGGACAGGGATGGCTAAAGTTACCAATGCATATGACCTCCCTGCTAG GAGAGTTATACATACAGTTGGTCCTAAGTATGCAGTGAAATATCATACTGCAGCGGAGAATGCTTTGAGTCACTGCTACCGTTCTTGCCTCGAGCTTCTTATTGAAAATGGGCTTCAGAG CATTGCTATGGGCTGTATATATACAGAGGCTAAAGGCTATCCACGCGAATCAGCTGCACATGTGGCTATAA gGACCGTACGGCGTCTTCTTGAGAAGCATAAAGATAAAATATCTGCTGTTGTCTTTTGTACAACCACAACAATTGATACTGAAATATATAAGAG ATTGCTTCCACTTTACTTTCCTCGAGACAAACATGAAGAGGAGGTGGCAATTTTAAAGCTTCCAGCCGATGTTGGGGATGAGAATGGTGAGACAATAATAGATGAACGTAAAATCAGAATTAAGCCTTTACCCAAGAAAATTGTTCCCAAACCTCCCCAAGTAGAAGTTGACCCTCCTGTCAGTGATGTTGGCTTGGTACAAAG AAACTCGTCATACTTGGATTCATATTTGGATCCAGCTTTCATGTCATTAATTAAGGATCCAGATCAGAGGCGCAAGGAGCAATGGGAAAAAACTGCTCAAGCCCAGAGTGGATGGAACTTTGCTAAAATGCTTGGATTTGGTGATCTTGGTGGTCCTCCACTGTCTATTGCTGAAGAATACTCTCTTCACTCCAGATCCCTTGCTAAAGCAAATTCTCTTAATCTTTCTGAACTTGCAGAGATGAAAATTGT TTATCGTGGTGGGGTAGACAGTGAGGGACGTCCTGTAATGGTTGTTGTGGGAGCACATTTTTTGCTGCGATGTCTTGATCTGGATCGATTTGTTCTTCATGTTGTGAAG GAATTTGAGCCCATAATACAGAAGCCTTACACCATTGTATATTTCCATTCTGCAGCATCTTTACAGCT GTTTGTGAAACTAGGCAGGCTTATTATATACTGTTTCTATGATCAACAGTCAACCAAACTTGGGATGGATGAGAAGATTGCAACAAATACTTGGTCGGAAACACCAGCGGAACCTGCAT GCAATATATGTTCTCCATCCTTCTTTTCATCTGAGGGCCACAATTTTTGCTCTGCAATTATTTGTTGA
- the LOC110614922 gene encoding uncharacterized protein LOC110614922, translated as MQKEAELVWHFNSSGIFSVKSTYYLLKQDQLREKSSRNPSQFVTHSDVVWKSTWKLEVPPKVRNFLWRAANNSLATKVVGSLLNGCAFVGLCLSPIVAGGWSLRQALCFVAVETFPAWLLNQIQSRLHTFFPIHLYCPWDLHAFSLDVISLLEVVPCVSIIFTPRDANKCADWVAKRARSRNFLTLLISWLSCCVKMFFLLTLNIISI; from the exons ATGCAGAAAGAAGCTGAGCTAGTTTGGCATTTCAACTCTTCTGGTATATTCTCTGTGAAATCAACTTATTATCTGCTGAAACAAGACCAACTAAGGGAGAAATCATCAAGAAATCCCTCTCAATTTGTGACACATTCAGATGTAGTATGGAAAAGCACTTGGAAGCTTGAAGTGCCTCCTAAAGTCCGTAATTTTCTTTGGAGAGCAGCTAATAATTCTTTGGCCACCAAG GTGGTGGGCTCTCTTTTGAATGGTTGTGCTTTTGTGGGCTTGTGCTTATCACCGATAGTTGCTGGAGGTTGGTCTCTTCGTCAAGCGTTGTGTTTTGTTGCCGTAGAAACCTTTCCCGCATGGTTATTAAATCAGATTCAAAGCAGATTGCATACATTTTTTCCAATCCATCTGTACTGTCCTTGGGATCTTCATGCTTTTAGCCTGGATGTTATATCTCTCCTTGAAGTTGTTCCATGTGTTTCTATAATCTTTACACCCAGAGATGCAAACAAGTGTGCAGACTGGGTTGCTAAGAGAGCTAGAAGTAGAAATTTTCTAACCCTCCTAATCAGTTGGCTAAGTTGTTGTGTAAAGATGTTCTTTCTTTTAACTCTTAATATAATATCTatttga
- the LOC110601308 gene encoding clp protease adapter protein ClpF, chloroplastic isoform X2, whose protein sequence is MVQSLSLSTITVSRNCGVYGSIPSWRRHFNLTRKTSRAFGNDKQIHLHQFVPSLFVTGNHNVLRGRNLKVEAGWLFNKGGNQESDASCERSENANEDILIFFFQLDLATRVQYALNMEQYDIAQQLRNKLTEVEEEVIRQQEAKRGSSSKSEAQDKAISIIRLRADLQNAIENENYAAAAQLRDQISKLEAESLAASAKALAFESAQYAFRLGQKLTHKKFGYRAVVCGMDPTCSESSSWMETAQVEKLSQGSNQPFYQVNTLTGDHHQEKDMVNNLGSHYLHISMHVALKQ, encoded by the exons ATGGTGCAAAGTCTGTCATTAAGCACTATAACAGTATCTAGGAACTGTGGGGTTTATGGTTCCATACCATCATGGAGGAGGCATTTCAATTTAACAAGGAAAACCAGTAGAGCCTTTGGGAATGATAAGCAAATCCATCTGCATCAATTTGTTCCAAGTTTATTCGTCACAGGTAACCACAATGTATTAAGAGGGAGAAATTTAAAGGTTGAAGCAGGATGGCTTTTCAACAAAGGGGGTAACCAGGAGTCAGATGCAAGCTGTGAGCGCAGTGAAAATGCTAATGAGGATatcttgattttcttttttcagcTTGACTTAGCAACCCGAGTTCAG TATGCCCTGAACATGGAGCAATATGACATTGCACAACAACTTAGGAACAAGCTTACTGAG GTGGAAGAAGAGGTTATTCGACAACAGGAAGCAAAAAGAGGATCTTCCTCAAAGAGTGAAGCTCAGGATAAGGCTATCAGTATCATTCGACTGCG TGCAGACCTGCAGAATGCTATTGAGAATGAGAATTATGCTGCAGCAGCTCAATTACGGGAtcaaatttccaaattggaggCAGAGTCTTTAGCTGCATCAGCAAAAGCTCTTGCATTCGAAAGTGCACAGTATGCATTTCGCTTAGGACAAAAACTGACGCACAAGAAATTTG GCTATCGAGCCGTGGTTTGTGGAATGGATCCAACATGCTCTGAGTCAAGTTCATGGATGGAAACTGCACAGGTAGAAAAGTTGTCTCAGGGTTCTAATCAGCCATTTTATCAG GTGAATACCTTAACAGGTGATCACCATCAGGAAAAAGATATGGTTAACAATCTGGGTTCACATTATCTACATATTTCAATGCACGTTGCCCTCAAGCAGTAG
- the LOC110601308 gene encoding clp protease adapter protein ClpF, chloroplastic isoform X1 — MVQSLSLSTITVSRNCGVYGSIPSWRRHFNLTRKTSRAFGNDKQIHLHQFVPSLFVTGNHNVLRGRNLKVEAGWLFNKGGNQESDASCERSENANEDILIFFFQLDLATRVQYALNMEQYDIAQQLRNKLTEVEEEVIRQQEAKRGSSSKSEAQDKAISIIRLRADLQNAIENENYAAAAQLRDQISKLEAESLAASAKALAFESAQYAFRLGQKLTHKKFGYRAVVCGMDPTCSESSSWMETAQVEKLSQGSNQPFYQVLVDVHADPNLLVAYVAEENLVAPEKPDTGRFDHPYVSFLFYGADTAGDFIPIKQLREKYNRPRHEVPTDSPDEDS, encoded by the exons ATGGTGCAAAGTCTGTCATTAAGCACTATAACAGTATCTAGGAACTGTGGGGTTTATGGTTCCATACCATCATGGAGGAGGCATTTCAATTTAACAAGGAAAACCAGTAGAGCCTTTGGGAATGATAAGCAAATCCATCTGCATCAATTTGTTCCAAGTTTATTCGTCACAGGTAACCACAATGTATTAAGAGGGAGAAATTTAAAGGTTGAAGCAGGATGGCTTTTCAACAAAGGGGGTAACCAGGAGTCAGATGCAAGCTGTGAGCGCAGTGAAAATGCTAATGAGGATatcttgattttcttttttcagcTTGACTTAGCAACCCGAGTTCAG TATGCCCTGAACATGGAGCAATATGACATTGCACAACAACTTAGGAACAAGCTTACTGAG GTGGAAGAAGAGGTTATTCGACAACAGGAAGCAAAAAGAGGATCTTCCTCAAAGAGTGAAGCTCAGGATAAGGCTATCAGTATCATTCGACTGCG TGCAGACCTGCAGAATGCTATTGAGAATGAGAATTATGCTGCAGCAGCTCAATTACGGGAtcaaatttccaaattggaggCAGAGTCTTTAGCTGCATCAGCAAAAGCTCTTGCATTCGAAAGTGCACAGTATGCATTTCGCTTAGGACAAAAACTGACGCACAAGAAATTTG GCTATCGAGCCGTGGTTTGTGGAATGGATCCAACATGCTCTGAGTCAAGTTCATGGATGGAAACTGCACAGGTAGAAAAGTTGTCTCAGGGTTCTAATCAGCCATTTTATCAG GTATTGGTTGATGTACACGCAGATCCTAATCTATTGGTGGCTTATG TTGCTGAGGAAAATTTAGTAGCCCCTGAAAAACCAGATACG GGCAGGTTTGATCATCCCTACGTGTCATTCTTATTCTATGGGGCAGATACAGCAGGAGACTTTATCCCAATTAAGCAGCTTCGTGAAAAGTACAACAGGCCTCGTCATGAAGTGCCAACTGATTCACCAGATGAGGACAGCTAA
- the LOC110625115 gene encoding putative pentatricopeptide repeat-containing protein At1g69350, mitochondrial, which produces MALYMPLFRTYANVRQLTQLHAHLFVTGLHHDPQASTKLIESYAQMGSLHSSRLAFQTFHNPDSFMWGVLIKCHIWSHFFGEAISLYNEMLYNEIRMNEFIFSSVLRACAGFGDLRIGEKVHGKVIKCGFDIDAIVETSLLGMYGDLGCTGDARKVFDNMSVRDLVSWSSIISSYVDNGEANEGLEMFRLLILKGFELDSVTMLSVAEACGELGFLRLARSLHGYTVRRRIGSPGPLDGSLVVMYSKCGDLASAERIFVCMFNQSVASWTAMISCYNRGGRFKEALEVFADMLESKVEPNAVTIMAVLGSCAGLSLFKEGKSIHCYVAKHMDLDDDSLGPALIELYAKCGQFRHCENVLQTTGKRNIVSWNMLISVYASHGLFLEALALIVQMQIQGLIPDSFTLSSSISACANVGFLQLGHQLHGYAIKRHILDEFVLNSLIDMYSKCGLMDLAYLLFYSIQFRSVVAWNTMICGFCQNGYSSEAINLFDQMYLNCLDMNEVTFLAAIQACSQMGHLEKGKWLHHRLITYGIKKDLYIDTALIDMYAKCGDLRTARGVFNSMSERNVVSWSVMIAGYGMHGNADASISLFTQMVQLGIKPNNITFMNILSACSHAGYVEEGKFYFNLMKDYGVQPSSEHFACLVDLLSRVGNLSEAYRMIKSMPFPADASIWGALVNGCRIHQSIDMIRRIERDLLDTKTDDTGYYTLLSNIYAEEGNWKESRKVRSVMKRIGLKKVPGYSTIELEKKVYRFGAGDVSHWQVKEIYSFLENFQSLALEQACNLSSWSNNEIQAECITNL; this is translated from the coding sequence atggCACTGTATATGCCCTTGTTCAGAACCTACGCAAATGTAAGACAACTAACACAACTCCATGCACATCTCTTTGTCACCGGCCTCCACCATGACCCCCAAGCGTCTACGAAGCTCATTGAGTCCTATGCTCAAATGGGTTCCCTTCATTCCTCTAGACTTGCCTTTCAAACCTTCCATAACCCCGATTCTTTCATGTGGGGCGTGCTCATTAAGTGTCATATATGGTCCCATTTCTTTGGGGAGGCCATTTCATTGTATAATGAGATGCTGTACAATGAAATCCGGATGAACGAATTCATATTTTCTTCAGTTTTAAGAGCTTGTGCTGGTTTTGGTGACCTGAGAATTGGAGAAAAGGTTCATGGGAAAGTAATCAAATGTGGATTTGATATTGATGCTATTGTTGAGACTTCACTTCTGGGTATGTATGGAGATTTAGGTTGTACAGGTGATGCCCGGAAGGTGTTTGACAATATGTCGGTGAGAGATTTGGTTTCGTGGAGTTCAATTATTTCGTCTTATGTTGATAATGGGGAGGCAAATGAAGGGTTGGAGATGTTTCGCTTACTAATATTGAAAGGTTTTGAATTGGATTCAGTGACAATGCTTAGCGTTGCCGAGGCTTGTGGTGAACTGGGTTTTTTGAGGCTAGCCAGATCATTACATGGTTATACAGTGAGGAGGAGAATTGGAAGTCCTGGTCCGTTGGATGGCTCTCTTGTTGTAATGTATAGCAAGTGCGGTGATCTTGCTAGTGCTGAGAGAatctttgtatgtatgtttaacCAAAGTGTTGCTTCATGGACAGCTATGATTTCCTGCTATAATCGAGGTGGTCGGTTTAAAGAAGCACTAGAAGTTTTTGCTGATATGTTAGAATCTAAAGTAGAGCCAAATGCAGTTACCATAATGGCTGTTCTAGGTTCTTGTGCTGGGCTTAGCCTGTTTAAAGAAGGGAAGTCGATTCATTGTTATGTTGCTAAGCATATGGACCTTGATGATGATTCTTTAGGGCCAGCATTAATAGAATTATATGCTAAATGTGGTCAATTTAGGCACTGTGAGAATGTTCTTCAAACTACTGGGAAGAGAAATATTGTATCATGGAATATGCTCATATCAGTTTATGCTTCACATGGTTTGTTCTTGGAGGCATTAGCACTAATTGTGCAGATGCAGATACAAGGACTAATACCAGACTCTTTTACCTTGTCAAGCTCTATCTCAGCCTGTGCAAATGTGGGTTTTCTGCAGCTTGGGCATCAGTTACATGGTTATGCCATTAAAAGACACATTCTGGATGAGTTTGTCCTAAATTCACTCATCGATATGTACTCAAAATGTGGTCTCATGGATTTAGCATACTTGTTATTTTATAGTATCCAATTCAGAAGTGTTGTAGCTTGGAATACTATGATTTGTGGATTTTGTCAGAATGGTTATTCATCCGAGGCGATTAATCTCTTTGATCAAATGTATCTCAACTGTCTTGACATGAATGAAGTGACCTTCTTAGCTGCAATTCAGGCTTGCTCCCAGATGGGACATCTTGAAAAGGGAAAATGGCTTCACCATAGACTCATTACCTATGGTATAAAGAAGGATCTTTATATTGATACTGCTCTAATAGACATGTATGCAAAGTGTGGAGACCTTCGGACAGCCAGAGGTGTTTTCAATAGCATGTCAGAAAGGAATGTAGTGTCATGGAGTGTCATGATTGCTGGATATGGAATGCATGGTAATGCTGATGCTTCAATCTCACTCTTCACTCAAATGGTTCAGTTGGGAATAAAACCAAATAACATTACCTTCATGAACATTCTATCAGCTTGCAGTCATGCAGGGTACGTAGAAGAagggaaattttattttaacttgatGAAGGATTATGGAGTCCAGCCTAGCTCAGAACACTTTGCTTGTTTGGTGGACCTTCTAAGTCGTGTTGGTAATCTCAGTGAAGCCTACAGAATGATCAAATCAATGCCATTCCCTGCAGACGCTAGCATTTGGGGTGCTTTGGTTAATGGCTGTCGAATTCACCAGAGCATAGATATGATCCGAAGAATTGAAAGAGATCTGTTAGACACGAAGACAGATGATACTGGATATTACACCTTATTGTCTAATATTTATGCAGAAGAAGGAAACTGGAAAGAATCTAGGAAGGTGAGATCAGTAATGAAACGTATAGGCCTGAAGAAGGTCCCAGGATACAGTACAATTGAACTTGAAAAGAAAGTCTATAGATTTGGAGCAGGAGATGTATCACATTGGCAAGTAAAAGAAATTTACAGCTTTTTGGAAAATTTTCAAAGTTTGGCTCTGGAACAAGCATGTAACTTATCCAGTTGGAGTAATAATGAAATCCAGGCAGAATGCATTACAAATTTATAA
- the LOC110625124 gene encoding pentatricopeptide repeat-containing protein At2g03380, mitochondrial: protein MVRLISQLHTHICRKPFYFHWRNLSYMTHQLPLENPQLEYDLSSVQYIFSNPCFYLLALCKNIYSLKKIHGLLIVDGLAGDLLCSTKLVSLYGSFGCVDDARRLFDRIPDPDLYSWKVMLRWYFLNDLYWEIIGLHTRMRICLREHDNVVFSIVLKACSELRNIHEGRKIHCQIIKAVSPDSFVLTGLVDMYAKCGEIECSRGVFDESPDKNVVSWTSMIVGYVQNDCPVEGLILFNRMREGLIEANRFTIGSLITACTKLGALHQGKWVHGYAMKNGVELNSYIVTALLDMYVKCGVIRDARSVFDELSSIDLVSWTAMIVGYTQSGFSSEALKLFTDKKWVDILPNYVTIASVLSACAQLGNLNFGRSVHGLGIKLGLEESTVVNALVDMYAKCHMNRDARYIFETVSDKDVIAWNSIISGYNQNGSAYEALELFCQMRMNSLLPDAVTLVSVFSACAFLGALRVGSSLHAYSIKGGLLSSNVYVGTALLTFYAKCGDAISARTIFDGMGEKNIVTWSAMIGGYGIQGDGDGSLALFHDMLRQELKPNEVIFTTILSACSHTGMVGEGWNLFNSMCQEYNFVPSMKHYACMVDLLARSGRLEEAWEFIEKMPVQPEVSLFGAFLHGCGLLSRFDLGEMAIRRMQELHPDKACYYVLMCNLYASDGRWNQVKEVRELMKQKGLIKSPGCSLMEMDIDNDFSLPRVASFS, encoded by the coding sequence atggtaAGGCTAATCTCCCAATTGCATACACACATCTGCAGAAAACCCTTTTACTTCCATTGGAGAAATCTCTCCTACATGACCCATCAGCTACCTTTAGAAAATCCTCAGCTTGAGTATGATTTGTCCTCAGTTCAGTACATCTTCTCCAACCCATGTTTTTATCTTCTAGCTCTCTGCAAAAACATCTATTCTCTCAAGAAAATTCATGGGTTGCTCATTGTTGATGGTCTTGCTGGTGATCTTTTATGCAGTACCAAATTAGTTAGCTTGTATGGTTCATTTGGGTGCGTTGATGATGCGCGCCGGTTGTTTGATAGAATACCTGACCCAGACCTTTATTCTTGGAAAGTGATGCTAAGATGGTATTTTTTGAACGATTTGTATTGGGAGATCATTGGGCTTCATACCCGTATGAGGATATGTCTGAGAGAGCATGATAATGTTGTTTTCTCGATTGTGTTGAAGGCGTGCAGTGAATTGCGAAATATTCATGAAGGGAGGAAAATACACTGTCAAATTATCAAAGCAGTTAGTCCTGATAGTTTCGTGCTGACTGGTCTTGTAGATATGTATGCAAAGTGTGGAGAGATTGAGTGTTCTCGTGGTGTCTTTGATGAAAGTCCTGATAAAAATGTGGTTTCTTGGACTTCAATGATTGTAGGGTATGTGCAGAACGATTGCCCAGTTGAAGGCTTGATTTTATTCAACAGAATGAGAGAAGGGTTGATTGAGGCTAACCGATTTACCATAGGCAGCTTAATCACCGCATGCACAAAATTAGGGGCTTTGCATCAGGGGAAGTGGGTTCATGGATATGCAATGAAGAATGGTGTGGAACTTAATTCTTACATAGTGACGGCCCTTCTAGACATGTATGTCAAGTGTGGAGTCATTAGAGATGCTAGGTCTGTATTTGATGAGCTATCTAGTATTGATCTCGTCTCCTGGACAGCTATGATTGTTGGCTATACCCAGAGTGGCTTCTCTAGTGAGGCTTTGAAGTTGTTTACGGATAAGAAATGGGTTGATATCTTGCCCAATTATGTTACCATTGCAAGTGTACTATCAGCATGCGCACAGTTgggcaatttgaattttggaaGGTCAGTTCATGGTCTTGGTATTAAACTTGGGTTAGAGGAATCTACTGTTGTGAATGCTCTGGTTGACATGTATGCAAAATGCCACATGAATAGAGATGCCCGTTACATATTTGAGACAGTTTCAGACAAGGATGTTATTGCTTGGAATTCTATTATTTCTGGGTATAATCAGAATGGATCTGCATATGAAGCCCTTGAATTGTTTTGTCAAATGAGAATGAACTCTCTCTTGCCTGATGCAGTCACATTGGTAAGCGTTTTCTCAGCGTGTGCTTTCCTTGGTGCTCTTCGAGTCGGTTCTTCTCTCCATGCTTACTCTATAAAGGGGGGTCTATTATCTTCTAATGTTTATGTTGGCACTGCACTTTTGACCTTTTATGCCAAATGTGGCGATGCTATATCTGCTCGTACAATTTTTGATGGTATGGGAGAGAAAAACATTGTTACATGGAGTGCCATGATTGGTGGTTATGGAATTCAAGGGGATGGTGATGGGTCCCTTGCACTTTTCCATGATATGTTGAGGCAGGAATTGAAACCAAATGAAGTGATCTTCACAACCATTTTATCTGCATGTAGTCATACCGGGATGGTTGGGGAGGGATGGAATCTATTCAATTCGATGTGCCAAGAATATAACTTTGTGCCTTCCATGAAGCATTATGCATGCATGGTTGATCTATTGGCTCGTTCTGGCAGGCTTGAAGAAGCTTGGGAATTCATTGAGAAAATGCCAGTTCAACCGGAAGTTAGTTTGTTTGGAGCGTTTCTACATGGTTGTGGGTTGCTTTCAAGGTTTGATCTTGGAGAGATGGCAATTAGGAGAATGCAAGAGTTACATCCTGATAAAGCTTGTTATTACGTGCTTATGTGCAATTTATATGCTTCTGATGGAAGATGGAATCAGGTCAAGGAGGTAAGAGAGTTGATGAAGCAAAAAGGTTTAATCAAATCCCCAGGGTGTAGCCTGATGGAGATGGATATTGATAATGATTTCTCATTGCCTAGAGTTGCTTCTTTTTCATAG